Proteins encoded by one window of Rhodamnia argentea isolate NSW1041297 chromosome 6, ASM2092103v1, whole genome shotgun sequence:
- the LOC115741508 gene encoding LOW QUALITY PROTEIN: elongator complex protein 3 (The sequence of the model RefSeq protein was modified relative to this genomic sequence to represent the inferred CDS: deleted 1 base in 1 codon) gives MAAAAVAETRRPTRPGGGGYKAHGLTEEEARVRAIGEIVSSMVDLSRKGQNVDLNALKSAACRKYGLSRAPKLVEMIAALPESDRDALLPKLKAKPVRTASGIAVVAVMSKPHRCPHIATTGNICVYCPGGPDSDFEYSTQSYTGYEPTSMRAIRARYNPYVQARSRIDQLKRLGHSVDKVEFILMGGTFMSLPADYRDYFIRNLHDALSGHTSANVEEAVAYSEHSAVKCIGMTIETRPDYCLGPHLRQMLSYGCTRLEIGVQSTYEDVARDTNRGHTVAAVADCFCLAKDAGFKVVAHMMPDLPNVGVERDLESFREFFESPLFRADGLKIYPTLVIRGTGLYELWKTGRYRNYPPEQLVDIVARILAMVPPWTRVYRVQRDIPMPLVTSGVEKGNLRELALARMDDLGLKCRDVRTREAGIQDIHHNIKPEEVELVRRDYSANEGWETFLSYEDTRQDILVGLLRLRKCGQNTTCPELLGKCSIVRELHVYGTAVPVHGRDAEKLQHQGYGTLLMEEAEQIAHREHRSTKIAVISGVGTRHYYRKLGYELEGPYMVKYLE, from the exons ATGGCGGCCGCAGCAGTGGCGGAGACTCGGAGGCCGACGCGGCCAGGCGGCGGCGGATACAAAGCGCACGGGTTAACGGAAGAAGAAGCTCGCGTGAGGGCCATCGGGGAGATAGTGAGCTCAATGGTGGACCTCTCTCGTAAAGGCCAGAACGTCGACCTCAACGCGCTCAAATCCGCCGCGTGCCGCAAGTACGGCCTCTCGCGAGCTCCGAAGCTTGTGGAAATGATCGCGGCGCTGCCGGAGTCCGACCGCGATGCGCTCCTCCCGAAGCTCAAGGCGAAGCCCGTCCGCACCGCCTCTGGCATCGCCGTCGTGGCCGTCATGTCGAAGCCGCACCGGTGCCCCCACATCGCGACGACAGGAAATATATGCGTGTATTGTCCTGGGGGACCTGACTCGGATTTCGAGTACAGCACGCAGTCTTACACTGGTTATGAGCCAACAAGCATGCGCGCAATTAGGGCTAG GTATAATCCGTACGTCCAAGCCAGAAGTAGGATAGATCAGCTTAAGCGGCTGGGTCACAGCGTTGATAAG GTAGAGTTCATATTGATGGGTGGCACTTTCATGTCTCTACCAGCAGATTATCGTGATTATTTCATCAGGAATCTTCATGATGCTTTATCAGGACATACGTCAGCCAATGTTGAA GAGGCAGTTGCCTACTCAGAGCACAGTGCGGTAAAGTGCATCGGCATGACTATTGAAAC GAGACCAGATTACTGCCTTGGACCCCATTTGAGGCAGATGCTTTCCTATGGCTGTACACGACTGGAAATTGGGGTCCAGAGCACTTATGAGGATGTTGCACGTGACACTAATAGAGGTCACACTGTTGCCGCTGTGGCTGATTGTTTTTGCTTGGCAAAGGATGCTGGTTTTAAG GTTGTTGCTCACATGATGCCGGATCTCCCTAATGTGGGAGTTGAGAGGGACTTGGAAAGTTTCCGGGAGTTCTTCGAAAGCCCCCTGTTTAGAGCAGATGGGCTTAAAATATATCCTACCCTTGTGATTCGTGGAACTGGGTTGTATGAACTTTGGAAAACTGGCAG GTATAGAAATTACCCACCTGAGCAACTTGTGGATATTGTTGCAAGAATCCTGGCAATGGTGCCACCTTGGACACGTGTCTATAGAGTTCAGCGTGATATTCCCATGCCTTTAGTCACTTCCGGTGTTGAGAAAGGAAACCTTCGCGAATTAGCTTTGGCCAGAATGGATGATTTAGGCTTGAAGTGCCGCGATGTACGAACTCGTGAAGCCGGAATTCAG GACATACACCATAACATCAAGCCAGAAGAAGTTGAGCTTGTTCGGCGTGATTATTCAGCGAATGAAGGTTGGGAGACATTTCTATCATACGAAGATACAcgccag GATATACTCGTTGGCTTGTTGCGCTTGCGGAAGTGTGGACAGAACACCACTTGCCCTGAGCTGTTAGGGAAGTGCTCTATTGTTCGGGAGCTTCATGTGTATGGAACTGCTGTTCCAGTTCATGGACGTGATGCTGAGAAACTGCAACACCAG GGTTATGGTACACTTCTGATGGAGGAAGCTGAACAGATCGCTCATAGGGAGCATAGATCCACGAAAATAGCAGTCATATCTGGTGTGGGAACTCGCCATTACTACAGGAAATTGGGCTATGAGCTTGAAGGGCCTTACATGGTGAAGTACCTCGAGTGA
- the LOC115741560 gene encoding 30S ribosomal protein S21, chloroplastic-like encodes MHYRQIKQRPSNSEKRTTLSTRPMTMMFASSLIADFLPSLFPSKSTPTSSSSSSTVTWLRLPSQPTDAHQKWAALAADVGPLPSPSLSSSTMSTVCPSLVYANTLFFKSTYNVQITVDDNESEERLVNRFRREVAKAGIIRECRRRRFFETKQEYKKRKSREAAKRNRRRRPQARIAKQAKPEMPKKKRANDDEDDNWDLPQGVLPY; translated from the exons ATGCATTACAGACAAATTAAGCAACGACCCTCGAACTCTGAGAAGCGAACAACATTGTCGACGCGACCCATGACCATGATGTTTGCCTCCTCACTCATCGCCGACTTCCTcccctctctttttccttccaaGTCAACAccaacctcttcttcttcttcaagcacGGTGACATGGCTTCGCCTTCCGTCCCAACCCACCGATGCCCACCAGAAGTGGGCAGCTCTCGCGGCCGACGTGGGTCCATTGCCGTCACCTTCGCTTTCGTCGTCGACGATGTCGACCGTGTGTCCTTCACTGGTGTACGCGAACACCCTTTTCTTCAAATCGACCTATAACGTGCAGATAACGGTGGATGACAACGAGTCGGAGGAGAGGTTGGTGAATCGGTTCAGGAGAGAGGTCGCGAAGGCCGGCATCATCCGAGAATGCCGGCGCAGAAGGTTCTTTGAGACCAAGCAGGAGTACAAGAAGCGAAAGTCTCGAGAAGCTGCCAAGCGAAATCGCCGGAg GCGCCCTCAAGCTAGAATTGCAAAGCAGGCTAAACCAGAGatgccaaagaaaaaaagggccAATGACGATGAAGATGATAACTGGGACCTTCCTCAAGGAGTTCTTCCATACTGA
- the LOC115741555 gene encoding telomere length regulation protein TEL2 homolog isoform X1, whose protein sequence is MESRDRRREMEAEMLEDVSEAVAAIKKAKHVDQVICALHSLAVLVFPVDSSLLSGVVDEGYRDQILGMNLPSANEREDRWQTFYRGAAFPSLARVLLYDVASDWLACFPFTAQKHVYDVFFVDGLATEVVQTLVPRLHQNSIAGLDVNAIVSNVQRLIVLFLLESTGVLRIATEFARSQREGSSHEQLQPVISRVAQLIASVPDKAQFRALSSLSAHIFFRQIITQLFCGFDGRDLTTDPGRTLNKSEMDGTFHFTGEIFARICRRGFTDVLAGEVVPRMLSHIRGLLLSKGTTIAADVFESDPGSQFWIKMMGNIKDSYAVERTSEELLRGLATEHINDTEAYWVIWILFHNLFYNQESVRTLFLDKFLLWKVLPVQCLRWIFQFAVFGCPPNPDSQVSNHVSQQLPVTLQSLVVVWSKQEFLRSASLEQQVYVTAAVGLLLEQMSKEELDKSKDVMRSILQGVSCRLESPDHLIRKMASSIALAFSKVIDPKNPLYLDDSFSGESIDWEFGLGTSKYSALPTSNSQTKGIHETKTSVGTVDMTEFNDIATDGQEGDLKNERKKLSEYKMIDPDEIIDPASLELERGSDFENMSESSDASNDTSLEPYDLTDDQTDLKRRFSQLVDVVTALRKTDDVDGVEQALEVAERLVRASPDELKYVASDLVRSLIQIRCSDVAVEGEEDSAEEKRQRALVALVVASPLESLETAHKLLYSPNVDVSQRIMILDIMTEAAEELAKAKIMRLKHQTGPLVSITSESRPWFMPSSAGPAGAGSWKEVAGSGTVLNLSSTGTDNVPNWSTHYERELPPKPGQMKRGKTRRWSIKSTNMREDQIDISQNKFPVYAAAFMLPAMQGFDKKRHGVDLLGRDYIVLGKLIYFLGVCMKCTCMHPEATALAPPLLDLLGSREVCHHSEAYVRRSVLFAALCVLIALPPSFVTSALVEGNAEISKGLEWVRTWAIQVVESDPDRECYTLAMSCLQHHAEMALHALRALESNIETAVKAKNISLPSDLSKGTIRIPGGNIEL, encoded by the exons ATGGAGAGTCGTGATCGGAGACGTGAAATGGAGGCGGAGATGTTGGAGGACGTGAGCGAGGCCGTCGCAGCGATAAAGAAGGCTAAGCACGTGGACCAAGTGATTTGCGCTCTCCACTCCCTCGCCGTCCTTGTCTTTCCCGTCGATTCCTCTCTTCTCTCAG GCGTTGTTGATGAAGGATACAGAGATCAG ATTCTCGGGATGAACCTTCCATCTGCAAATGAGAGAGAAGATCGGTGGCAGACGTTCTACCGCGGAGCTGCATTTCCATCTTTAGCTAGAGTCCTATTATACG ATGTCGCCTCGGACTGGCTTGCGTGCTTTCCCTTCACTGCACAGAAGCATGTATACGATGTTTTCTTTGTGGATGGACTTGCCACTGAGGTGGTTCAGACTCTGGTTCCTCGTCTACACCAAAACAGCATTGCTGGTCTTGATGTCAATGCCATTGTCTCGAATGTCCAGAG ATTAATAGTGCTTTTCTTGCTTGAAAGCACCGGAGTGCTCCGTATTGCTACAGAGTTTGCCAGATCACAAAGGGAAGGTTCTTCTCATGAACAACTCCAGCCTGTCATATCAAGGGTGGCACAGCTTATAGCATCCGTGCCTGACAAAGCACAGTTCAGGGCTCTGTCTTCTCTTTCAGCACA cattttcttcagGCAGATAATTACTCAGCTTTTCTGTGGATTTGATGGAAGAGATTTGACGACAGATCCTGGAAGGACTCTCAACAAGAGTGAGATGGATGGCACCTTTCATTTCACTGGGGAGATATTTGCTCGCATCTGTCGTCGGGGATTTACAG ATGTTTTGGCTGGTGAAGTGGTTCCTCGGATGCTGAGTCACATCCGAGGCTTATTGTTATCAAAGGGAACAACTATTGCGGCAGATGTATTTGAATCAGATCCAGGGTCCCAGTTTTGGATAAAGATGATGGGAAATATAAAAGATTCCTATGCTGTTGAAAGAACTTCAGAAGAGCTTTTACGTGGGCTTGCTACTGAACATATAAATGACACTGAAGCTTACTGGGTCATTTGGATATTGTTTCACAATCTGTTCTATAATCAAGAATCTGTCCG GACATTGTTTCTGGACAAATTTCTGCTCTGGAAAGTATTACCTGTTCAGTGCCTGCGTTGGATTTTTCAGTTTGCTGTGTTTGGATGCCCTCCTAATCCTGATTCACAAGTCTCAAATCATGTTTCGCAACAGCTTCCAGTTACACTGCAAAGTCTGGTGGTAGTATGGTCCAAACAGGAGTTTTTGCGATCAGCATCATTGGAGCAGCAAGTTT ATGTTACAGCAGCAGTAGGCCTTTTACTGGAGCAGATGTCTAAGGAAGAACTGGATAAGTCTAAGGATGTGATGCGCTCAATTCTTCAAGGAGTTAGCT GTAGGCTGGAGAGTCCTGACcatttaattagaaaaatggctAGCAGCATTGCTCTAGCATTCTCGAAAGTGATTGATCCAAAAAATCCTTTGTACCTTGATGATAGCTTCAGTGGAGAGAGTATCGACTGGGAGTTTGGCTTAGGTACCTCCAAATACAGTGCGCTGCCTACGTCTAATTCCCAAACAAAGGGAATTCATGAAACAAAGACATCTGTTGGCACAGTGGACATGACTGAGTTCAATGATATAGCCACTGATGGGCAGGAAGGTGatctgaaaaatgaaaggaagaagTTATCTGAGTATAAGATGATTGACCCTGATGAGATTATTGATCCAGCTAGTCTAGAACTTGAAAGAGGATCTGATTTTGAAAACATGAGCGAAAGTTCCGATGCCTCGAATGACACTTCATTGGAGCCATATGACTTGACAGATGATCAAACTGATTTAAAGAGAAGATTTTCCCAGTTGGTTGATGTAGTGACAGCATTACGAAAAACTGATGATGTCGATGGG GTGGAGCAGGCTCTTGAAGTTGCTGAAAGGCTTGTGCGAGCATCCCCTGATGAACTAAAATATGTAGCAAGCGATCTTGTTAGAAGTCTCATACAAATTCGTTGCTCTGATGTGGCTGTTGAAGGTGAGGAAGATTCAGCAGAAGAGAAAAGACAAAGGGCGTTGGTTGCTTTGGTGGTGGCAAGTCCACTGGAGTCCCTTGAAACTGCCCACAAGCTACTTTACTCACCAAATGTGGATGTAAGCCAAAGGATAATGATACTCGACATAATGACTGAAGCAGCAGAAGAACTTGCCAAGGCCAAGATTATGCGATTGAAACATCAGACAGGGCCTCTTGTATCTATCACTTCAGAGAGTCGACCATGGTTCATGCCAAGTAGTGCCGGACCTGCTGGCGCTGGTTCTTGGAAGGAGGTAGCAGGGAGCGGCACTGTGCTGAACTTGTCAAGTACGGGGACTGATAATGTTCCGAATTGGTCAACTCATTATGAGAGAGAGCTTCCTCCAAAACCTGGTCAGATGAAGCGAGGGAAGACGCGCAGATGGAGCATTAAGTCTACAAATATGCGAGAAGATCAGATCGACATATCCCAGAATAAATTTCCTGTATATGCGGCAGCTTTTATGCTCCCTGCCATGCAGGGATTCGATAAGAAAAGGCACGGCGTTGACTTGCTTGGAAGGGATTATATAGTCTTGGGAAAACTTATCTATTTCCTCggtgtatgcatgaaatgcactTGTATGCATCCGGAAGCAACTGCATTGGCTCCGCCTCTCTTAGATTTGTTGGGATCAAG AGAAGTTTGCCATCACAGTGAAGCATATGTTAGAAGATCTGTCCTATTCGCTGCTTTGTGTGTATTAATAGCACTTCCTCCTTCATTTGTCACATCAGCTTTGGTTGAAGGCAATGCAGAAATTTCTAAAGGTCTTGAATGGGTCCGGACGTGGGCCATCCAGGTTGTGGAGTCTGACCCTGACAGAGAATGCTATACG TTAGCTATGTCATGTCTCCAACATCATGCTGAGATGGCCCTTCACGCTTTGCGGGCATTAGAATCAAACATAGAAACTGCTGTCAAGGCAAAGAACATCAGTCTTCCATCTGATCTGTCCAAGGGAACAATTAGAATCCCCGGAGGAAATATTGAATTGTAG
- the LOC115741558 gene encoding glyceraldehyde-3-phosphate dehydrogenase, cytosolic-like — translation MGKVKIGINGFGRIGRLVARVALQREDVELVAVNDPFISTDYMTYMFKYDSVHGQWKHHELKVKDSKTLLFGEKPVTVFGVRNPEEIPWAETGAEFIVESTGVFTDKEKAAAHLKGGAKKVVISAPSKDAPMFVVGVNEKEYKPDLDIVSNASCTTNCLAPLAKVVHDRFGIVEGLMTTVHSITATQKTVDGPSMKDWRGGRAASFNIIPSSTGAAKAVGKVLPALNGKLTGMAFRVPTVDVSVVDLTVRLEKGATYEQIKAAMREESEGKLKGILGYTEEDVVSTDFVGDSRSSIFDAKAGIALNENFVKLVSWYDNEWGYSCRVIDLIVHMASCQ, via the exons ATGG GCAAGGTGAAGATTGGAATCAATG GTTTTGGTAGGATCGGCCGCCTGGTGGCTAGAGTTGCTTTGCAGCGAGAAGATGTCGAGCTTGTCGCCGTCAACGATCCCTTCATTTCCACCGATTATATG ACGTATATGTTCAAGTATGACAGTGTCCATGGGCAGTGGAAACATCACGAGCTTAAGGTTAAAGACTCGAAGACTCTTCTCTTTGGTGAGAAGCCAGTGACCGTCTTTGGTGTCAG GAACCCAGAGGAGATTCCATGGGCTGAAACAGGAGCTGAGTTCATTGTGGAATCCACTGGGGTTTTCACTGATAAGGAGAAGGCAGCCGCTCACCTGAAG GGTGGAGCAAAGAAGGTGGTCATTTCAGCTCCTAGCAAGGATGCACCTATGTTTGTTGTCGGTGTCAATGAGAAGGAATACAAGCCTGACCTGGACATTGTTTCCAATGCTAGTTGCACCACCAACTGCTTGGCTCCCCTTGCAAAG GTTGTTCACGACCGGTTTGGCATCGTTGAGGGTCTAATGACTACTGTTCACTCTATCACTG CTACACAAAAGACTGTTGATGGTCCTTCAATGAAGGATTGGAGAGGTGGAAGAGCTGCTTCCTTTAACATCATTCCTAGCAGCACCGGGGCTGCAAAG GCTGTCGGTAAAGTTCTTCCTGCGCTCAATGGTAAATTGACTGGCATGGCTTTCCGTGTTCCGACCGTTGATGTCTCTGTTGTCGACCTCACCGTCAGATTGGAGAAAGGCGCTACCTATGAGCAAATCAAGGCTGCTATGAG GGAGGAGTCCGAGGGGAAACTCAAGGGAATTTTGGGTTACACTGAAGAAGATGTGGTTTCTACTGATTTTGTGGGTGATAGCAG GTCGAGCATTTTCGATGCTAAGGCTGGAATTGCATTGAACGAGAACTTTGTGAAGCTTGTTTCTTGGTATGATAACGAATGGGGCTACAG CTGCCGAGTGATTGACCTGATTGTGCACATGGCATCTTGCCAGTAA
- the LOC115741555 gene encoding telomere length regulation protein TEL2 homolog isoform X2 — protein sequence MESRDRRREMEAEMLEDVSEAVAAIKKAKHVDQVICALHSLAVLVFPVDSSLLSGVVDEGYRDQILGMNLPSANEREDRWQTFYRGAAFPSLARVLLYDVASDWLACFPFTAQKHVYDVFFVDGLATEVVQTLVPRLHQNSIAGLDVNAIVSNVQRLIVLFLLESTGVLRIATEFARSQREGSSHEQLQPVISRVAQLIASVPDKAQFRALSSLSAHIFFRQIITQLFCGFDGRDLTTDPGRTLNKSEMDGTFHFTGEIFARICRRGFTDVLAGEVVPRMLSHIRGLLLSKGTTIAADVFESDPGSQFWIKMMGNIKDSYAVERTSEELLRGLATEHINDTEAYWVIWILFHNLFYNQESVRTLFLDKFLLWKVLPVQCLRWIFQFAVFGCPPNPDSQVSNHVSQQLPVTLQSLVVVWSKQEFLRSASLEQQVYVTAAVGLLLEQMSKEELDKSKDVMRSILQGVSCRLESPDHLIRKMASSIALAFSKVIDPKNPLYLDDSFSGESIDWEFGLGTSKYSALPTSNSQTKGIHETKTSVGTVDMTEFNDIATDGQEGDLKNERKKLSEYKMIDPDEIIDPASLELERGSDFENMSESSDASNDTSLEPYDLTDDQTDLKRRFSQLVDVVTALRKTDDVDGVEQALEVAERLVRASPDELKYVASDLVRSLIQIRCSDVAVEGEEDSAEEKRQRALVALVVASPLESLETAHKLLYSPNVDVSQRIMILDIMTEAAEELAKAKIMRLKHQTGPLVSITSESRPWFMPSSAGPAGAGSWKEVAGSGTVLNLSSTGTDNVPNWSTHYERELPPKPGQMKRGKTRRWSIKSTNMREDQIDISQNKFPVYAAAFMLPAMQGFDKKRHGVDLLGRDYIVLGKLIYFLGVCMKCTCMHPEATALAPPLLDLLGSRQCRNF from the exons ATGGAGAGTCGTGATCGGAGACGTGAAATGGAGGCGGAGATGTTGGAGGACGTGAGCGAGGCCGTCGCAGCGATAAAGAAGGCTAAGCACGTGGACCAAGTGATTTGCGCTCTCCACTCCCTCGCCGTCCTTGTCTTTCCCGTCGATTCCTCTCTTCTCTCAG GCGTTGTTGATGAAGGATACAGAGATCAG ATTCTCGGGATGAACCTTCCATCTGCAAATGAGAGAGAAGATCGGTGGCAGACGTTCTACCGCGGAGCTGCATTTCCATCTTTAGCTAGAGTCCTATTATACG ATGTCGCCTCGGACTGGCTTGCGTGCTTTCCCTTCACTGCACAGAAGCATGTATACGATGTTTTCTTTGTGGATGGACTTGCCACTGAGGTGGTTCAGACTCTGGTTCCTCGTCTACACCAAAACAGCATTGCTGGTCTTGATGTCAATGCCATTGTCTCGAATGTCCAGAG ATTAATAGTGCTTTTCTTGCTTGAAAGCACCGGAGTGCTCCGTATTGCTACAGAGTTTGCCAGATCACAAAGGGAAGGTTCTTCTCATGAACAACTCCAGCCTGTCATATCAAGGGTGGCACAGCTTATAGCATCCGTGCCTGACAAAGCACAGTTCAGGGCTCTGTCTTCTCTTTCAGCACA cattttcttcagGCAGATAATTACTCAGCTTTTCTGTGGATTTGATGGAAGAGATTTGACGACAGATCCTGGAAGGACTCTCAACAAGAGTGAGATGGATGGCACCTTTCATTTCACTGGGGAGATATTTGCTCGCATCTGTCGTCGGGGATTTACAG ATGTTTTGGCTGGTGAAGTGGTTCCTCGGATGCTGAGTCACATCCGAGGCTTATTGTTATCAAAGGGAACAACTATTGCGGCAGATGTATTTGAATCAGATCCAGGGTCCCAGTTTTGGATAAAGATGATGGGAAATATAAAAGATTCCTATGCTGTTGAAAGAACTTCAGAAGAGCTTTTACGTGGGCTTGCTACTGAACATATAAATGACACTGAAGCTTACTGGGTCATTTGGATATTGTTTCACAATCTGTTCTATAATCAAGAATCTGTCCG GACATTGTTTCTGGACAAATTTCTGCTCTGGAAAGTATTACCTGTTCAGTGCCTGCGTTGGATTTTTCAGTTTGCTGTGTTTGGATGCCCTCCTAATCCTGATTCACAAGTCTCAAATCATGTTTCGCAACAGCTTCCAGTTACACTGCAAAGTCTGGTGGTAGTATGGTCCAAACAGGAGTTTTTGCGATCAGCATCATTGGAGCAGCAAGTTT ATGTTACAGCAGCAGTAGGCCTTTTACTGGAGCAGATGTCTAAGGAAGAACTGGATAAGTCTAAGGATGTGATGCGCTCAATTCTTCAAGGAGTTAGCT GTAGGCTGGAGAGTCCTGACcatttaattagaaaaatggctAGCAGCATTGCTCTAGCATTCTCGAAAGTGATTGATCCAAAAAATCCTTTGTACCTTGATGATAGCTTCAGTGGAGAGAGTATCGACTGGGAGTTTGGCTTAGGTACCTCCAAATACAGTGCGCTGCCTACGTCTAATTCCCAAACAAAGGGAATTCATGAAACAAAGACATCTGTTGGCACAGTGGACATGACTGAGTTCAATGATATAGCCACTGATGGGCAGGAAGGTGatctgaaaaatgaaaggaagaagTTATCTGAGTATAAGATGATTGACCCTGATGAGATTATTGATCCAGCTAGTCTAGAACTTGAAAGAGGATCTGATTTTGAAAACATGAGCGAAAGTTCCGATGCCTCGAATGACACTTCATTGGAGCCATATGACTTGACAGATGATCAAACTGATTTAAAGAGAAGATTTTCCCAGTTGGTTGATGTAGTGACAGCATTACGAAAAACTGATGATGTCGATGGG GTGGAGCAGGCTCTTGAAGTTGCTGAAAGGCTTGTGCGAGCATCCCCTGATGAACTAAAATATGTAGCAAGCGATCTTGTTAGAAGTCTCATACAAATTCGTTGCTCTGATGTGGCTGTTGAAGGTGAGGAAGATTCAGCAGAAGAGAAAAGACAAAGGGCGTTGGTTGCTTTGGTGGTGGCAAGTCCACTGGAGTCCCTTGAAACTGCCCACAAGCTACTTTACTCACCAAATGTGGATGTAAGCCAAAGGATAATGATACTCGACATAATGACTGAAGCAGCAGAAGAACTTGCCAAGGCCAAGATTATGCGATTGAAACATCAGACAGGGCCTCTTGTATCTATCACTTCAGAGAGTCGACCATGGTTCATGCCAAGTAGTGCCGGACCTGCTGGCGCTGGTTCTTGGAAGGAGGTAGCAGGGAGCGGCACTGTGCTGAACTTGTCAAGTACGGGGACTGATAATGTTCCGAATTGGTCAACTCATTATGAGAGAGAGCTTCCTCCAAAACCTGGTCAGATGAAGCGAGGGAAGACGCGCAGATGGAGCATTAAGTCTACAAATATGCGAGAAGATCAGATCGACATATCCCAGAATAAATTTCCTGTATATGCGGCAGCTTTTATGCTCCCTGCCATGCAGGGATTCGATAAGAAAAGGCACGGCGTTGACTTGCTTGGAAGGGATTATATAGTCTTGGGAAAACTTATCTATTTCCTCggtgtatgcatgaaatgcactTGTATGCATCCGGAAGCAACTGCATTGGCTCCGCCTCTCTTAGATTTGTTGGGATCAAG GCAATGCAGAAATTTCTAA